The Acidobacteriota bacterium genome contains a region encoding:
- a CDS encoding DUF1697 domain-containing protein translates to MTDRRRYVAFLRGMNLGGRRITNQELCGHFEALGLAPAHAFLASGNVVFESASAVTSAALEAGLEQALGYAVPTMLRTAEEIAALLRQEVFSPQQIADYGGKPQVAFLPAQPSAEKARAVLALATDRDLLELRGQELHWLPIGGISQSQLDFRFIDQTIGPTTVRTLRTVQRLAAKHFSA, encoded by the coding sequence ATGACCGACCGTCGGCGCTACGTCGCGTTTCTGCGCGGCATGAACCTCGGTGGCCGGCGGATCACCAATCAAGAGCTCTGTGGTCACTTCGAGGCCCTGGGCTTGGCGCCGGCCCACGCTTTCCTGGCGAGTGGCAATGTCGTCTTCGAGAGCGCTTCGGCGGTGACCAGCGCAGCGCTCGAAGCTGGCCTCGAGCAGGCCCTCGGTTACGCCGTACCGACCATGCTGCGAACCGCCGAGGAGATCGCAGCCCTGCTGCGGCAAGAGGTCTTCTCGCCGCAGCAGATTGCGGATTACGGCGGCAAGCCCCAGGTCGCCTTCCTGCCGGCGCAGCCTTCGGCGGAGAAGGCTCGCGCGGTTCTCGCGCTGGCGACGGACCGCGACCTGCTCGAGCTGCGTGGCCAAGAGCTTCACTGGCTGCCCATCGGCGGTATCTCGCAGTCGCAGCTCGACTTTCGATTCATCGATCAGACCATTGGGCCGACGACCGTTCGCACCCTGCGCACCGTGCAGCGGCTGGCGGCCAAGCACTTCTCGGCCTGA